The following proteins are co-located in the Hevea brasiliensis isolate MT/VB/25A 57/8 chromosome 11, ASM3005281v1, whole genome shotgun sequence genome:
- the LOC110632723 gene encoding syntaxin-124-like yields the protein MNDLFSNSFKKYTDLKQQAYLDDIEAGRENTSLDKFFDDVENVKEDMKSVEKLHKSLQDANEESKTVHNAKTMKNLRSRMDSDVEQVLKRVKIIKGKLEALERSNAAARNVPGCGPGSSADRTRISVVSGLGKKLKDLMDNFQNFRAQMNAEYKETVERRYFTITGQKASEETIENLIESGESENFLQKAIQDQGRGQILDTISEIQERHDAVKEIEKNLIELHQVFLDMAALVEAQGHQLNDIESHVAHASSFVRRGTEHLQEAREYQKSSRKWTCIAIYGFIIVVILLLLPLLPTIIALLK from the coding sequence ATGAATGATTTATTCTCAAATTCGTTCAAGAAATACACTGACCTTAAGCAGCAAGCATATCTTGATGATATAGAGGCTGGGAGGGAAAATACGAGTCTTGATAAATTCTTCGATGATGTTGAGAATGTAAAGGAAGACATGAAAAGTGTTGAGAAACTGCACAAGAGTTTACAAGATGCTAATGAAGAGAGCAAGACTGTGCATAATGCCAAGACCATGAAAAATCTCCGTTCTAGAATGGACTCGGATGTGGAGCAAGTCCTGAAACGTGTCAAAATCATCAAGGGAAAGCTTGAAGCTTTAGAACGTTCCAATGCAGCCGCGAGGAACGTTCCAGGGTGTGGTCCAGGGTCCTCTGCAGATCGAACCAGGATCTCAGTGGTTAGCGGTTTAGGAAAGAAGCTCAAGGATCTTATGGACAACTTTCAGAATTTTAGGGCCCAGATGAATGCTGAATATAAGGAAACCGTGGAGCGCAGGTATTTTACAATCACAGGACAGAAAGCAAGCGAAGAAACAATTGAGAATTTGAtagaaagtggagaaagtgaaaatTTCCTGCAGAAAGCAATCCAGGATCAAGGGAGAGGCCAGATTCTTGACACAATATCAGAAATTCAAGAAAGACATGATGCGGTGAAGGAGATAGAGAAGAATTTGATCGAGCTCCATCAGGTGTTCTTGGACATGGCTGCTCTTGTGGAAGCTCAGGGTCACCAACTCAACGACATTGAGAGTCATGTGGCGCATGCTAGCTCGTTCGTGCGACGAGGGACTGAGCATCTTCAGGAAGCCAGGGAATATCAGAAAAGCTCTAGGAAGTGGACGTGTATTGCCATTTATGGCTTTATTATCGTTGTTATTTTGCTCTTATTGCCTCTCTTACCAACAATTATAGCTCTCTTGAAGTGa
- the LOC110632712 gene encoding B3 domain-containing protein Os07g0563300 isoform X2, with the protein MSTAPSSSSSSTSKKCFNSDCTDFKSRKGWRLRSGDFAELCDRCSSAYEEGRFCDTFHFNATGWRCCESCGKRVHCGCIVSIQAFTLLDAGGIECMACARKNVLLASNSACLPSLFYNAPFSERLKDLSVKNWSQLAGSGPVPWRQAPSLFNSSIPHTELHPRTLYEIDRHNTGERSSALSLEKGRIEDFSDRLINGNLKLGTQDMLENGNAGNSSEEKPGLCLGISQQPSLKEDPSTPQLGMAVPFASLNEPNGQIGGSGTPLRQPAPPLLAKQFHGNLHNGVSSSPDTQIRNGRPRADARGRSQLLPRYWPRFTDEELQQISGNSNSVITPLFEKMLSASDAGRIGRLVLPKKCAEAYFPPISHPEGLPLKVQDSKGKEWVFQFRFWPNNNSRMYVLEGVTPCIQNMRLQAGDTVTFSRLEPEGKLVMGFRKASTAPSSDQVELADPSPWSKVDKSGYIAKEVLEAKSSIRKRKNCTLGSKSKRLRIDNEDMIELKLTWEEAQGLLRPPPDHFPSVVVIEGFEFEEYEDAPILGKPTILATDNLGQKIQWVQCEDCFKWRKLPANALLHFKWTCSANSWDPERSLCSAAQELTAEQFEDLLPTCNLAASKKMKAAKQEADNVEALEGLDTLANLAILGENEALPTSSQATTKHPRHRPGCSCIVCIQPPSGKGPKHKQTCTCNVCQTVKRRFKTLMMKREKKQSEKEAETTRKKQQQTLPEKLLDDDPSPSTNTGSSSPNKKKVVSDGYDDDPNKIKSSTSPFKGQIDLNIQPEREEELSPGSDSGSMMKMIQDATERYLRQQRLSFDGDSISASNQTLAGHGMGEKVSNGIMLGSSHQDSDKDHPATFSMEVSASSPATG; encoded by the exons ATGTCTACTGCTCCTTCCTCTTCGTCTTCTTCCACGTCGAAGAAATGCTTCAATTCGGATTGTACGGACTTCAAATCCAGGAAAGGTTGGCGGCTGCGTTCCGGAGACTTTGCGGAGCTTTGTGATCGATGCTC TTCTGCTTATGAGGAGGGGAGATTCTGTGACACTTTCCACTTCAATGCCACTGGTTGGAGATGTTGTGAATCTTGTGGGAAG CGGGTTCATTGTGGATGCATTGTTTCAATTCAAGCATTTACACTACTGGATGCTGGAGGGATAGAGTGCATGGCGTGTGCAAGGAAAAATGTTCTTTTG GCATCAAACAGCGCATGCTTACCTTCTTTATTTTATAATGCTCCTTTTTCCGAGAGGCTTAAAGACCTTTCTGTCAAAAATTGGAGTCAATTAGCTGGATCGGGTCCTGTGCCATGGCGGCAAGCACCCAGTTTGTTCAATTCCTCTATTCCTCATACTGAATTGCATCCAAGGACTCTATATGAAATTGACAGGCATAATACCGGTGAAAGATCTTCTGCCCTTTCTCTTGAAAAAGGGAGAATAGAGGATTTTTCTGACAGATTAATAAATGGGAACCTGAAACTTGGTACACAAGATATGCTTGAGAATGGAAATGCAG GAAACAGCAGTGAGGAGAAACCTGGTTTGTGCTTAGGCATATCACAGCAGCCTTCGTTAAAAGAGGATCCTTCTACTCCACAACTTGGAATGGCTGTACCTTTTGCATCTCTGAATGAACCTAATGGTCAGATTGGGGGCTCTGGAACTCCTTTACGGCAACCTGCTCCACCTTTGCTTGCAAAGCAGTTTCATGGTAATTTGCATAATGGAGTTAGCTCATCACCTGACACTCAGATTCGCAATGGAAGGCCCCGAGCAGATGCCCGTGGAAGAAGCCAGTTACTTCCTCGGTACTGGCCTAGGTTTACTGATGAAGAGCTACAGCAGATCTCTGGAAA TTCAAATTCTGTAATCACCCCTTTGTTTGAGAAAATGTTGAGTGCTAGTGATGCTGGCCGAATTGGGCGTTTGGTGCTGCCAAAAAAATGTGCAGAG GCCTATTTTCCACCAATCTCTCATCCTGAAGGGTTACCTCTTAAGGTCCAGGATTCTAAAGGGAAAGAATGGGTATTTCAATTCCGCTTCTGGCCTAACAATAATAGCAGAATGTATGTTCTGGAGGGGGTTACTCCTTGCATACAGAACATGCGATTGCAAGCAGGTGATACAG TAACATTTAGTCGATTAGAGCCAGAAGGAAAATTAGTAATGGGATTCAGAAAGGCTTCAACTGCTCCGTCATCTGATCAG GTTGAATTGGCTGATCCTAGTCCTTGGTCTAAAGTTGACAAATCAGGATACATAGCAAAAGAAGTTCTTGAAGCAAAATCTTCGATCAGAAAGAGGAAAAACTGCACATTGGGTTCAAAGAGTAAGCGCCTGAGAATTGACAATGAAGACATGATAGAACTGAAGCTAACATGGGAAGAAGCGCAAGGACTGCTCCGTCCTCCTCCTGACCATTTTCCTAGTGTTGTCGTGATTGAGGGATTTGAGTTTGAGGAATATGAG GATGCTCCAATACTTGGGAAGCCAACAATTTTGGCGACtgataatttggg CCAAAAAATTCAGTGGGTTCAATGTGAAGATTGTTTTAAATGGCGCAAATTGCCTGCCAATGCTCTTCTTCACTTCAAATGGACATGTTCTGCTAACTCTTGGGATCCAGAAAG ATCATTGTGTTCAGCAGCTCAAGAATTGACAGCTGAACAGTTTGAAGATCTGCTACCAACCTGTAATTTAG CTGCATCCAAGAAAATGAAGGCTGCTAAACAAGAAGCAGATAATGTTGAAGCATTGGAAGGGCTTGACACTCTAGCGAACTTGGCTATTTTAGGAGAGAATGAGGCACTTCCAACTTCATCCCAGGCAACCACAAAGCACCCTAGACATAGACCTGGCTGCTCCTGCATTGTGTGCATTCAGCCCCCAAGTGGAAAGGGCCCCAAACACAAGCAGACGTGCACATGTAATGTGTGCCAAACTGTAAAGCGCCGATTCAAAACCCTAATGATGAAGCGTGAGAAGAAGCAATCGGAGAAAGAAGCAGAAACTACAAGGAAAAAACAGCAGCAAACTTTGCCTGAGAAATTACTAGATGATGATCCCTCACCATCAACTAACACTGGAAGTAGCAGCCCAAACAAGAAAAAGGTCGTCAGTGACGGTTATGATGATGATCCCAACAAAATTAAATCATCCACTTCACCTTTTAAAGGCCAAATAGACCTGAATATCCAGCCTGAGCGAGAGGAAGAGCTGTCACCTGGTTCAGATTCTGGAAGCATGATGAAGATGATTCAAGATGCCACTGAGAGGTATCTCAGGCAGCAGAGGTTGAGCTTTGATGGTGATAGTATTTCAGCAAGTAATCAAACATTGGCAGGCCATGGAATGGGTGAGAAAGTCAGCAATGGCATTATGCTTGGCAGCAGTCATCAAGATTCTGACAAAGATCATCCTGCAACTTTTTCTATGGAAGTGTCTGCATCCTCTCCGGCCACTGGATAG
- the LOC110632712 gene encoding B3 domain-containing protein Os07g0563300 isoform X1 yields the protein MSTAPSSSSSSTSKKCFNSDCTDFKSRKGWRLRSGDFAELCDRCSSAYEEGRFCDTFHFNATGWRCCESCGKRVHCGCIVSIQAFTLLDAGGIECMACARKNVLLASNSACLPSLFYNAPFSERLKDLSVKNWSQLAGSGPVPWRQAPSLFNSSIPHTELHPRTLYEIDRHNTGERSSALSLEKGRIEDFSDRLINGNLKLGTQDMLENGNAGNSSEEKPGLCLGISQQPSLKEDPSTPQLGMAVPFASLNEPNGQIGGSGTPLRQPAPPLLAKQFHGNLHNGVSSSPDTQIRNGRPRADARGRSQLLPRYWPRFTDEELQQISGNSNSVITPLFEKMLSASDAGRIGRLVLPKKCAEAYFPPISHPEGLPLKVQDSKGKEWVFQFRFWPNNNSRMYVLEGVTPCIQNMRLQAGDTVTFSRLEPEGKLVMGFRKASTAPSSDQDNDTSKTGNGVSTNGDVELADPSPWSKVDKSGYIAKEVLEAKSSIRKRKNCTLGSKSKRLRIDNEDMIELKLTWEEAQGLLRPPPDHFPSVVVIEGFEFEEYEDAPILGKPTILATDNLGQKIQWVQCEDCFKWRKLPANALLHFKWTCSANSWDPERSLCSAAQELTAEQFEDLLPTCNLAASKKMKAAKQEADNVEALEGLDTLANLAILGENEALPTSSQATTKHPRHRPGCSCIVCIQPPSGKGPKHKQTCTCNVCQTVKRRFKTLMMKREKKQSEKEAETTRKKQQQTLPEKLLDDDPSPSTNTGSSSPNKKKVVSDGYDDDPNKIKSSTSPFKGQIDLNIQPEREEELSPGSDSGSMMKMIQDATERYLRQQRLSFDGDSISASNQTLAGHGMGEKVSNGIMLGSSHQDSDKDHPATFSMEVSASSPATG from the exons ATGTCTACTGCTCCTTCCTCTTCGTCTTCTTCCACGTCGAAGAAATGCTTCAATTCGGATTGTACGGACTTCAAATCCAGGAAAGGTTGGCGGCTGCGTTCCGGAGACTTTGCGGAGCTTTGTGATCGATGCTC TTCTGCTTATGAGGAGGGGAGATTCTGTGACACTTTCCACTTCAATGCCACTGGTTGGAGATGTTGTGAATCTTGTGGGAAG CGGGTTCATTGTGGATGCATTGTTTCAATTCAAGCATTTACACTACTGGATGCTGGAGGGATAGAGTGCATGGCGTGTGCAAGGAAAAATGTTCTTTTG GCATCAAACAGCGCATGCTTACCTTCTTTATTTTATAATGCTCCTTTTTCCGAGAGGCTTAAAGACCTTTCTGTCAAAAATTGGAGTCAATTAGCTGGATCGGGTCCTGTGCCATGGCGGCAAGCACCCAGTTTGTTCAATTCCTCTATTCCTCATACTGAATTGCATCCAAGGACTCTATATGAAATTGACAGGCATAATACCGGTGAAAGATCTTCTGCCCTTTCTCTTGAAAAAGGGAGAATAGAGGATTTTTCTGACAGATTAATAAATGGGAACCTGAAACTTGGTACACAAGATATGCTTGAGAATGGAAATGCAG GAAACAGCAGTGAGGAGAAACCTGGTTTGTGCTTAGGCATATCACAGCAGCCTTCGTTAAAAGAGGATCCTTCTACTCCACAACTTGGAATGGCTGTACCTTTTGCATCTCTGAATGAACCTAATGGTCAGATTGGGGGCTCTGGAACTCCTTTACGGCAACCTGCTCCACCTTTGCTTGCAAAGCAGTTTCATGGTAATTTGCATAATGGAGTTAGCTCATCACCTGACACTCAGATTCGCAATGGAAGGCCCCGAGCAGATGCCCGTGGAAGAAGCCAGTTACTTCCTCGGTACTGGCCTAGGTTTACTGATGAAGAGCTACAGCAGATCTCTGGAAA TTCAAATTCTGTAATCACCCCTTTGTTTGAGAAAATGTTGAGTGCTAGTGATGCTGGCCGAATTGGGCGTTTGGTGCTGCCAAAAAAATGTGCAGAG GCCTATTTTCCACCAATCTCTCATCCTGAAGGGTTACCTCTTAAGGTCCAGGATTCTAAAGGGAAAGAATGGGTATTTCAATTCCGCTTCTGGCCTAACAATAATAGCAGAATGTATGTTCTGGAGGGGGTTACTCCTTGCATACAGAACATGCGATTGCAAGCAGGTGATACAG TAACATTTAGTCGATTAGAGCCAGAAGGAAAATTAGTAATGGGATTCAGAAAGGCTTCAACTGCTCCGTCATCTGATCAG GACAATGATACAAGTAAGACTGGTAATGGTGTTTCCACAAATGGAGAT GTTGAATTGGCTGATCCTAGTCCTTGGTCTAAAGTTGACAAATCAGGATACATAGCAAAAGAAGTTCTTGAAGCAAAATCTTCGATCAGAAAGAGGAAAAACTGCACATTGGGTTCAAAGAGTAAGCGCCTGAGAATTGACAATGAAGACATGATAGAACTGAAGCTAACATGGGAAGAAGCGCAAGGACTGCTCCGTCCTCCTCCTGACCATTTTCCTAGTGTTGTCGTGATTGAGGGATTTGAGTTTGAGGAATATGAG GATGCTCCAATACTTGGGAAGCCAACAATTTTGGCGACtgataatttggg CCAAAAAATTCAGTGGGTTCAATGTGAAGATTGTTTTAAATGGCGCAAATTGCCTGCCAATGCTCTTCTTCACTTCAAATGGACATGTTCTGCTAACTCTTGGGATCCAGAAAG ATCATTGTGTTCAGCAGCTCAAGAATTGACAGCTGAACAGTTTGAAGATCTGCTACCAACCTGTAATTTAG CTGCATCCAAGAAAATGAAGGCTGCTAAACAAGAAGCAGATAATGTTGAAGCATTGGAAGGGCTTGACACTCTAGCGAACTTGGCTATTTTAGGAGAGAATGAGGCACTTCCAACTTCATCCCAGGCAACCACAAAGCACCCTAGACATAGACCTGGCTGCTCCTGCATTGTGTGCATTCAGCCCCCAAGTGGAAAGGGCCCCAAACACAAGCAGACGTGCACATGTAATGTGTGCCAAACTGTAAAGCGCCGATTCAAAACCCTAATGATGAAGCGTGAGAAGAAGCAATCGGAGAAAGAAGCAGAAACTACAAGGAAAAAACAGCAGCAAACTTTGCCTGAGAAATTACTAGATGATGATCCCTCACCATCAACTAACACTGGAAGTAGCAGCCCAAACAAGAAAAAGGTCGTCAGTGACGGTTATGATGATGATCCCAACAAAATTAAATCATCCACTTCACCTTTTAAAGGCCAAATAGACCTGAATATCCAGCCTGAGCGAGAGGAAGAGCTGTCACCTGGTTCAGATTCTGGAAGCATGATGAAGATGATTCAAGATGCCACTGAGAGGTATCTCAGGCAGCAGAGGTTGAGCTTTGATGGTGATAGTATTTCAGCAAGTAATCAAACATTGGCAGGCCATGGAATGGGTGAGAAAGTCAGCAATGGCATTATGCTTGGCAGCAGTCATCAAGATTCTGACAAAGATCATCCTGCAACTTTTTCTATGGAAGTGTCTGCATCCTCTCCGGCCACTGGATAG
- the LOC110632712 gene encoding B3 domain-containing protein Os07g0563300 isoform X3 — protein MACARKNVLLASNSACLPSLFYNAPFSERLKDLSVKNWSQLAGSGPVPWRQAPSLFNSSIPHTELHPRTLYEIDRHNTGERSSALSLEKGRIEDFSDRLINGNLKLGTQDMLENGNAGNSSEEKPGLCLGISQQPSLKEDPSTPQLGMAVPFASLNEPNGQIGGSGTPLRQPAPPLLAKQFHGNLHNGVSSSPDTQIRNGRPRADARGRSQLLPRYWPRFTDEELQQISGNSNSVITPLFEKMLSASDAGRIGRLVLPKKCAEAYFPPISHPEGLPLKVQDSKGKEWVFQFRFWPNNNSRMYVLEGVTPCIQNMRLQAGDTVTFSRLEPEGKLVMGFRKASTAPSSDQDNDTSKTGNGVSTNGDVELADPSPWSKVDKSGYIAKEVLEAKSSIRKRKNCTLGSKSKRLRIDNEDMIELKLTWEEAQGLLRPPPDHFPSVVVIEGFEFEEYEDAPILGKPTILATDNLGQKIQWVQCEDCFKWRKLPANALLHFKWTCSANSWDPERSLCSAAQELTAEQFEDLLPTCNLAASKKMKAAKQEADNVEALEGLDTLANLAILGENEALPTSSQATTKHPRHRPGCSCIVCIQPPSGKGPKHKQTCTCNVCQTVKRRFKTLMMKREKKQSEKEAETTRKKQQQTLPEKLLDDDPSPSTNTGSSSPNKKKVVSDGYDDDPNKIKSSTSPFKGQIDLNIQPEREEELSPGSDSGSMMKMIQDATERYLRQQRLSFDGDSISASNQTLAGHGMGEKVSNGIMLGSSHQDSDKDHPATFSMEVSASSPATG, from the exons ATGGCGTGTGCAAGGAAAAATGTTCTTTTG GCATCAAACAGCGCATGCTTACCTTCTTTATTTTATAATGCTCCTTTTTCCGAGAGGCTTAAAGACCTTTCTGTCAAAAATTGGAGTCAATTAGCTGGATCGGGTCCTGTGCCATGGCGGCAAGCACCCAGTTTGTTCAATTCCTCTATTCCTCATACTGAATTGCATCCAAGGACTCTATATGAAATTGACAGGCATAATACCGGTGAAAGATCTTCTGCCCTTTCTCTTGAAAAAGGGAGAATAGAGGATTTTTCTGACAGATTAATAAATGGGAACCTGAAACTTGGTACACAAGATATGCTTGAGAATGGAAATGCAG GAAACAGCAGTGAGGAGAAACCTGGTTTGTGCTTAGGCATATCACAGCAGCCTTCGTTAAAAGAGGATCCTTCTACTCCACAACTTGGAATGGCTGTACCTTTTGCATCTCTGAATGAACCTAATGGTCAGATTGGGGGCTCTGGAACTCCTTTACGGCAACCTGCTCCACCTTTGCTTGCAAAGCAGTTTCATGGTAATTTGCATAATGGAGTTAGCTCATCACCTGACACTCAGATTCGCAATGGAAGGCCCCGAGCAGATGCCCGTGGAAGAAGCCAGTTACTTCCTCGGTACTGGCCTAGGTTTACTGATGAAGAGCTACAGCAGATCTCTGGAAA TTCAAATTCTGTAATCACCCCTTTGTTTGAGAAAATGTTGAGTGCTAGTGATGCTGGCCGAATTGGGCGTTTGGTGCTGCCAAAAAAATGTGCAGAG GCCTATTTTCCACCAATCTCTCATCCTGAAGGGTTACCTCTTAAGGTCCAGGATTCTAAAGGGAAAGAATGGGTATTTCAATTCCGCTTCTGGCCTAACAATAATAGCAGAATGTATGTTCTGGAGGGGGTTACTCCTTGCATACAGAACATGCGATTGCAAGCAGGTGATACAG TAACATTTAGTCGATTAGAGCCAGAAGGAAAATTAGTAATGGGATTCAGAAAGGCTTCAACTGCTCCGTCATCTGATCAG GACAATGATACAAGTAAGACTGGTAATGGTGTTTCCACAAATGGAGAT GTTGAATTGGCTGATCCTAGTCCTTGGTCTAAAGTTGACAAATCAGGATACATAGCAAAAGAAGTTCTTGAAGCAAAATCTTCGATCAGAAAGAGGAAAAACTGCACATTGGGTTCAAAGAGTAAGCGCCTGAGAATTGACAATGAAGACATGATAGAACTGAAGCTAACATGGGAAGAAGCGCAAGGACTGCTCCGTCCTCCTCCTGACCATTTTCCTAGTGTTGTCGTGATTGAGGGATTTGAGTTTGAGGAATATGAG GATGCTCCAATACTTGGGAAGCCAACAATTTTGGCGACtgataatttggg CCAAAAAATTCAGTGGGTTCAATGTGAAGATTGTTTTAAATGGCGCAAATTGCCTGCCAATGCTCTTCTTCACTTCAAATGGACATGTTCTGCTAACTCTTGGGATCCAGAAAG ATCATTGTGTTCAGCAGCTCAAGAATTGACAGCTGAACAGTTTGAAGATCTGCTACCAACCTGTAATTTAG CTGCATCCAAGAAAATGAAGGCTGCTAAACAAGAAGCAGATAATGTTGAAGCATTGGAAGGGCTTGACACTCTAGCGAACTTGGCTATTTTAGGAGAGAATGAGGCACTTCCAACTTCATCCCAGGCAACCACAAAGCACCCTAGACATAGACCTGGCTGCTCCTGCATTGTGTGCATTCAGCCCCCAAGTGGAAAGGGCCCCAAACACAAGCAGACGTGCACATGTAATGTGTGCCAAACTGTAAAGCGCCGATTCAAAACCCTAATGATGAAGCGTGAGAAGAAGCAATCGGAGAAAGAAGCAGAAACTACAAGGAAAAAACAGCAGCAAACTTTGCCTGAGAAATTACTAGATGATGATCCCTCACCATCAACTAACACTGGAAGTAGCAGCCCAAACAAGAAAAAGGTCGTCAGTGACGGTTATGATGATGATCCCAACAAAATTAAATCATCCACTTCACCTTTTAAAGGCCAAATAGACCTGAATATCCAGCCTGAGCGAGAGGAAGAGCTGTCACCTGGTTCAGATTCTGGAAGCATGATGAAGATGATTCAAGATGCCACTGAGAGGTATCTCAGGCAGCAGAGGTTGAGCTTTGATGGTGATAGTATTTCAGCAAGTAATCAAACATTGGCAGGCCATGGAATGGGTGAGAAAGTCAGCAATGGCATTATGCTTGGCAGCAGTCATCAAGATTCTGACAAAGATCATCCTGCAACTTTTTCTATGGAAGTGTCTGCATCCTCTCCGGCCACTGGATAG